Proteins encoded within one genomic window of Pongo abelii isolate AG06213 chromosome 18, NHGRI_mPonAbe1-v2.0_pri, whole genome shotgun sequence:
- the CLDN9 gene encoding claudin-9: protein MASTGLELLGMTLAVLGWLGTLVSCALPLWKVTAFIGNSIVVAQVVWEGLWMSCVVQSTGQMQCKVYDSLLALPQDLQAARALCVIALLLALLGLLVAITGAQCTTCVEDEGAKARIVLTAGVILLLAGILVLIPVCWTAHAIIQDFYNPLVAEALKRELGASLYLGWAAAALLMLGGGLLCCTCPPPQVERPRGPRLGYSIPSRSGTSGLDKRDYV from the coding sequence ATGGCTTCGACCGGCTTAGAACTGCTGGGCATGACCCTGGCTGTGCTGGGCTGGCTGGGGACCTTGGTGTCCTGCGCCCTGCCCCTGTGGAAGGTGACCGCCTTCATCGGCAACAGCATCGTGGTGGCCCAGGTGGTGTGGGAGGGCCTGTGGATGTCCTGCGTGGTGCAGAGCACGGGCCAGATGCAGTGCAAGGTGTACGACTCACTGCTGGCGCTGCCGCAGGACCTGCAGGCTGCACGTGCCCTCTGTGTCATCGCCCTCCTGCTGGCCCTGCTTGGCCTCCTGGTGGCCATCACAGGTGCCCAGTGTACCACGTGTGTGGAGGACGAAGGTGCCAAGGCCCGTATCGTGCTCACCGCGGGGGTCATCCTCCTCCTCGCTGGCATCCTGGTGCTCATCCCTGTGTGCTGGACGGCGCATGCCATCATCCAGGACTTCTACAACCCCCTGGTGGCTGAGGCCCTCAAGCGGGAGCTGGGGGCCTCCCTCTACCTGGGCTGGGCAGCGGCCGCACTGCTTATGCTGGGCGGGGGGCTCCTCTGCTGCACGTGCCCCCCGCCCCAGGTTGAGCGGCCCCGCGGACCTAGGCTGGGCTACTCCATCCCCTCCCGCTCGGGCACGTCTGGACTGGACAAGAGGGACTACGTGTGA
- the CLDN6 gene encoding claudin-6 — translation MASAGMQILGVVLTLLGWVNGLVSCALPMWKVTAFIGNSIVVAQMVWEGLWMSCVVQSTGQMQCKVYDSLLALPQDLQAARALCVIALLVALFGLLVYLAGAKCTTCVEEKDSKARLVLTSGIVFVISGVLTLIPVCWTAHAIIRDFYNPLVAEAQKRELGASLYLGWAASGLLLLGGGLLCCTCPLGGSRGPSHYMARYSTSAPAISRGPSEYPTKNYV, via the coding sequence ATGGCCTCTGCCGGAATGCAGATCCTGGGAGTCGTCCTGACACTGCTGGGCTGGGTAAATGGCCTGGTCTCCTGCGCCCTGCCCATGTGGAAGGTGACCGCTTTCATCGGCAACAGCATCGTGGTGGCCCAGATGGTGTGGGAGGGCCTGTGGATGTCCTGCGTGGTGCAGAGCACCGGCCAGATGCAGTGCAAGGTGTACGACTCACTGCTGGCGCTGCCGCAGGACCTGCAGGCTGCACGTGCCCTCTGTGTCATCGCCCTCCTTGTGGCCCTGTTTGGCTTGCTGGTCTACCTTGCTGGGGCCAAGTGTACCACCTGTGTGGAGGAGAAGGATTCCAAGGCCCGCCTGGTGCTCACCTCTGGGATTGTCTTTGTCATCTCAGGGGTCCTGACGCTAATCCCTGTGTGCTGGACGGCGCATGCCATCATCCGGGACTTCTATAACCCCCTGGTGGCTGAGGCCCAAAAGCGGGAGCTGGGGGCCTCCCTCTACTTGGGCTGGGCGGCCTCAGGCCTTTTGTTGCTGGGTGGGGGGCTGCTGTGCTGCACTTGCCCCTTGGGGGGGTCCCGGGGCCCCAGCCATTACATGGCCCGCTACTCAACATCTGCCCCTGCCATCTCTCGGGGGCCCTCTGAGTACCCCACCAAGAATTACGTCTGA
- the TNFRSF12A gene encoding tumor necrosis factor receptor superfamily member 12A, protein MAPGSLRRLLRLLMLGLWLALLRSVAGEQAPGTAPCSRGSSWSADLDKCMDCASCRARPHSDFCLGCAAAPPAPFRLLWPILGGALSLTFVLGLLSGFLVWRRCRRREKFTTPIEETGGEGCPAVALIQ, encoded by the exons ATGGCTCCGGGCTCGCTGCGCCGGTTGCTGCGGCTCCTCATGCTGGGGCTCTGGCTGGCGTTGCTGCGCTCCGTGGCCGGGGAGCAAGCGCCAG gcaccgccccctgctcccgCGGCAGCTCCTGGAGCGCGGACCTGGACAAGTGCATGGACTGCGCGTCTTGCAGGGCGCGACCGCACAGCGACTTCTGCCTGGGCT GCGCTGCGGCACCTCCTGCCCCCTTCCGGCTGCTTTGGCCCATCCTTGGGGGCGCTCTGAGCCTGACCTTCGTGCTAGGGCTGCTTTCTGGCTTTCTGGTCTGGAGACGATGCCGCAGGAGAGAGAAGTTCACCA CCCCCATAGAGGAGACCGGCGGAGAGGGCTGCCCAGCTGTGGCGCTGATCCAGTGA
- the HCFC1R1 gene encoding host cell factor C1 regulator 1 isoform X1: MILQQPLERGPQGGAQRLPRAALGVTRGLDASSPLRGAVPMSTKRRLEEEQEPLRKQFLSEENMATHFSQLSLHNDHPYCSPPMTFSPALPPLRSPCSELLLWRYPGSLIPEALRLLRLGDTPSPPYPATPAGDIMEL; the protein is encoded by the exons ATGATCCTGCAGCAGCCCTTGGAGCGAGGCCCCCAGGGAGGGGCCCAGCGCCTCCCACGGGCCGCCTTGGGGGTGACTCGGGGCCTGGACGCCAG CTCCCCTCTCCGAGGAGCTGTGCCCATGAGCACCAAGCGGCGCCTGGAGGAGGAGCA GGAGCCTCTGCGCAAGCAGTTTCTGTCTGAGGAGAACATGGCCACCCACTTCTCTCAACTCAGCCTGCACAATGACCACCCCTACTGCAGCCCCCCCATGACcttctccccagccctgcccccgcTCAG GAGCCCTTGCTCTGAGCTGCTTCTCTGGCGCTATCCTGGCAGCCTCATCCCTGAGGCCCTCCGTCTGCTGAGGCTGGGGGACACCCCCAGTCCCCCTTACCCTGCAACCCCAGCTGGGGACATAATGGAGCTCTGA
- the HCFC1R1 gene encoding host cell factor C1 regulator 1 isoform X3, with translation MILQQPLERGPQGGAQRLPRAALGVTRGLDAREPLRKQFLSEENMATHFSQLSLHNDHPYCSPPMTFSPALPPLRSPCSELLLWRYPGSLIPEALRLLRLGDTPSPPYPATPAGDIMEL, from the exons ATGATCCTGCAGCAGCCCTTGGAGCGAGGCCCCCAGGGAGGGGCCCAGCGCCTCCCACGGGCCGCCTTGGGGGTGACTCGGGGCCTGGACGCCAG GGAGCCTCTGCGCAAGCAGTTTCTGTCTGAGGAGAACATGGCCACCCACTTCTCTCAACTCAGCCTGCACAATGACCACCCCTACTGCAGCCCCCCCATGACcttctccccagccctgcccccgcTCAG GAGCCCTTGCTCTGAGCTGCTTCTCTGGCGCTATCCTGGCAGCCTCATCCCTGAGGCCCTCCGTCTGCTGAGGCTGGGGGACACCCCCAGTCCCCCTTACCCTGCAACCCCAGCTGGGGACATAATGGAGCTCTGA
- the HCFC1R1 gene encoding host cell factor C1 regulator 1 isoform X2, which yields MILQQPLERGPQGGAQRLPRAALGVTRGLDARLPPVSISQPASLPSLPREPLRKQFLSEENMATHFSQLSLHNDHPYCSPPMTFSPALPPLRSPCSELLLWRYPGSLIPEALRLLRLGDTPSPPYPATPAGDIMEL from the exons ATGATCCTGCAGCAGCCCTTGGAGCGAGGCCCCCAGGGAGGGGCCCAGCGCCTCCCACGGGCCGCCTTGGGGGTGACTCGGGGCCTGGACGCCAG GCTGCCTCCTGTCTCAATATCCCAGCCTGCCTCTCTCCCATCTCTCCCCAGGGAGCCTCTGCGCAAGCAGTTTCTGTCTGAGGAGAACATGGCCACCCACTTCTCTCAACTCAGCCTGCACAATGACCACCCCTACTGCAGCCCCCCCATGACcttctccccagccctgcccccgcTCAG GAGCCCTTGCTCTGAGCTGCTTCTCTGGCGCTATCCTGGCAGCCTCATCCCTGAGGCCCTCCGTCTGCTGAGGCTGGGGGACACCCCCAGTCCCCCTTACCCTGCAACCCCAGCTGGGGACATAATGGAGCTCTGA
- the THOC6 gene encoding THO complex subunit 6 homolog, whose protein sequence is MERAVPLVVPLGQTEVFQALQRLHMTVFSQSVSPCGKFLAAGNNYGQIAIFSLSAALSSEAKEESKKPVVTFQAHDGPVYSMVSTDRHLLSAGDGEVKAWLWAEMLKKGCKELWRRQPPYRTSLEVPEINALLLVPKENSLILAGGDCQLHTMDLETGTFTRVLRGHTDYIHCLALRERSPEVLSGGEDGAVRLWDLRTAKEVQTIEVYKHEECSRPHNGRWIGCLATDSDWMVCGGGPALTLWHLRSSTPTTVFPIRAPQKHVTFYQDLILSAGQGRCVNQWQLSGELKAQVPGSSPGLLSLSLNQQPAAPECKVLTAAGNSCRVDVFTNLGYRAFSLSF, encoded by the exons ATGGAGCGAGCTGTGCCGCTCGTGGTGCCTCTGGGTCAG ACAGAGGTGTTCCAGGCCTTGCAGCGGCTCCATATGACCGTCTTCTCCCAGAGCGTCTCACCATGTGGGAAGTTTCTGGCGGCTGGCAACAATTATGGGCAGATTGCCATCTTCAG CTTGTCTGCTGCTTTGAGCTCAGAAGCCAAAGAGGAAAGTAAGAAGCCGGTGGTGACTTTCCAAG CCCATGATGGGCCTGTCTATAGCATGGTTTCCACCGATCGACATCTGCTTAGTGCTGGGGATGGGGAGGTGAAGGCCTGGCTTTGGGCGGAGATGCTCAAGAAG GGCTGTAAGGAGCTGTGGCGTCGTCAGCCTCCATACAG GACCAGCCTGGAAGTGCCCGAGATCAATGCTTTGCTGCTGGTCCCCAAG GAGAATTCCCTCATCCTGGCTGGGGGAGACTGTCAGTTGCACACTATGGACCTTGAAACTGGGACTTTCACG AGGGTCCTCCGGGGCCACACAGACTACATCCATTGCCTGGCACTGCGGGAAAGGAGCCCAGAGGTGCTGTCAGGTGGCGAGGACGGAGCTGTTCGACTTTGGG ACCTGCGCACAGCCAAGGAGGTCCAGACGATCGAGGTCTATAAGCACGAG gagTGCTCGAGGCCCCACAATGGGCGCTGGATTGGATGTTTGGCAACTGATTCTGACTGGATG GTCTGTGGAGGGGGCCCAGCCCTCACCCTCTGGCACCTCCGATCCTCCACACCCACCACTGTCTTCCCCATCCGGGCGCCACAGAAGCACGTCACCTTCTACCAGGACCTG ATTCTGTCAGCTGGGCAGGGCCGCTGTGTCAACCAGTGGCAGCTGAGCGGGGAGCTGAAGGCCCAGGTGCCCGGCTCCTCCCCAGGGctgctcagcctcagcctcaaccAGCAGCCGGCCGCACCGGAGTGCAAG GTCCTGACAGCTGCAGGCAACAGCTGCCGGGTGGATGTCTTCACCAACCTGGGTTACCGAGCCTTCTCCCTGTCCTTCTGA